The window CCCAGCAGGCTGTTGCCAAGGATTCCGAAGCCAGAGCATTGGTCAATGACTTCCAGCAATTGCAAAAAGCCTACCAGCGTATGCAAATGATGGGACATCAGCTTACCCAAGAAAATATTGGCAAATTAGAGGAATTGGAAAAAAAGGCTTCCTCTAATCCTTTGGTAAAAGAGTATCTTAACGCCCAGGCAACCTTTTACGGGGTTGTGAACGATGTTAACGTTAAAATACAAGAGGGGCTGACCGGAAAATCTCTGAACGAGGATGAGGAACCCGAAGCCCAGGGCGGCTGCAACTGCGCATCCAATGATAGCGGCTCCTGCGGAGGCTCCTGTTCTTGCTAAAACCAGTTATCTAAAACCGCCTACCGGCCCGTACCGGT is drawn from Desulforamulus ruminis DSM 2154 and contains these coding sequences:
- a CDS encoding YlbF family regulator, translating into MSVYDMAIELGKALSATEEYTRVKETQQAVAKDSEARALVNDFQQLQKAYQRMQMMGHQLTQENIGKLEELEKKASSNPLVKEYLNAQATFYGVVNDVNVKIQEGLTGKSLNEDEEPEAQGGCNCASNDSGSCGGSCSC